A portion of the Vibrio coralliirubri genome contains these proteins:
- a CDS encoding TonB-dependent receptor domain-containing protein, with translation MNKSLLAVAVASLLSPISNLHAQQASADETMVVTANRFDQVDGAVLAQTVVVTKEDISKLQANSLIDVFRTLPSVEVAQYGGRGQTASFYVRGGSSSQVLVLMDGTRLPRAMMGGVDFNSLPVNSIERIEFIRGARASIYGSEAISGVINIITRADVNENAVKVYGGYGTNNHYVTSLAALHKIDDNQHIKAVVGYEKDDGFNVKPIEGINDGDEHGFESYNLNIGYQNQLTKTVNAFVNVVAYDNEGEYDNSSAASPWGPARHEEKVGRTEFRSINTNLAYNEDNLTSTLDLTYAEQDNYDYIVGKSKKSGGITSINQINAAWLNSYRVNEQLALGGGLDYRREELDEGYTGSSYYKPEENPRENYGVSVISQYTIDSWTLEASARNDENSQYGNNTTWQAAAGWAFLDNYELKASHGTAFRAPTFLDLYYPGYEAPNLKAEDSQNTELTLEGTHSYLDWSITGFINKIDNMLMWQGAGMTNIGEAEIKGVELGLGFDTSIVTHQFYLDWKDPVDKSNGKEQQLAYRSKQGAKWNAFAELGDWVLGSQYLYQGERFNGTTRLASYSLWNFTAEYAVSADLKVKGKLSNAFDKDYEMYSGYATPGREYFVSASYQF, from the coding sequence ATGAACAAATCCCTTTTAGCGGTTGCTGTAGCATCGCTGCTTTCACCTATCTCCAATTTACACGCCCAACAAGCATCTGCCGACGAAACCATGGTGGTGACGGCTAACCGCTTTGATCAAGTTGATGGCGCAGTATTAGCGCAAACTGTAGTGGTTACCAAAGAAGACATTTCAAAACTTCAAGCAAATAGCCTTATTGACGTTTTTCGAACGTTGCCAAGCGTTGAAGTTGCTCAATATGGTGGTCGCGGGCAAACAGCCTCATTCTATGTGCGAGGCGGTAGTTCTTCTCAAGTTCTAGTCTTAATGGATGGAACTCGCTTACCAAGAGCTATGATGGGTGGTGTTGATTTTAACTCTTTGCCAGTTAACTCAATTGAACGAATTGAATTCATTCGTGGCGCGCGCGCCTCTATATATGGTTCAGAAGCTATTTCTGGTGTCATCAATATTATTACTAGAGCAGATGTGAATGAGAATGCCGTTAAAGTGTATGGCGGGTATGGCACAAACAATCATTATGTAACCTCCTTAGCTGCTCTGCATAAAATTGATGATAACCAACATATTAAAGCTGTTGTTGGTTATGAAAAGGATGATGGATTTAATGTTAAGCCGATTGAAGGTATCAATGATGGTGATGAGCACGGCTTTGAGTCATACAATTTAAATATTGGCTACCAAAACCAGCTAACCAAGACAGTTAATGCCTTTGTTAATGTTGTGGCTTATGACAACGAAGGTGAGTACGACAATAGCTCGGCAGCTTCTCCTTGGGGGCCTGCTCGACATGAAGAAAAAGTTGGCCGAACTGAATTTCGTTCAATCAATACAAACTTGGCTTATAACGAAGATAACCTCACTTCAACGTTAGATCTTACTTATGCAGAGCAAGACAACTACGATTATATTGTAGGTAAGAGTAAGAAGAGTGGCGGTATCACATCGATTAACCAAATCAATGCTGCTTGGTTGAATTCATACCGAGTAAACGAGCAGTTGGCTTTGGGTGGTGGTTTAGATTATCGACGTGAAGAGTTAGATGAAGGGTATACAGGTTCTAGTTACTACAAACCTGAAGAAAACCCTCGTGAAAACTATGGTGTGAGTGTTATTAGTCAATACACCATAGATAGCTGGACACTTGAAGCAAGTGCTCGAAATGATGAGAACAGCCAATATGGAAACAATACGACGTGGCAAGCAGCGGCGGGTTGGGCATTCCTTGATAATTATGAGCTTAAAGCGAGTCATGGTACTGCATTTAGAGCACCTACGTTTTTAGACTTATATTACCCAGGTTACGAAGCTCCTAATCTAAAAGCAGAAGACTCTCAAAATACAGAGTTAACACTTGAAGGCACACATTCTTATCTAGATTGGTCTATTACTGGCTTTATCAACAAGATTGATAACATGTTGATGTGGCAGGGGGCTGGCATGACCAATATTGGTGAAGCTGAAATCAAAGGTGTTGAACTGGGTTTAGGTTTTGATACTTCAATCGTTACACACCAGTTTTACTTAGATTGGAAAGATCCAGTAGATAAGTCTAATGGTAAAGAGCAGCAATTAGCATACCGTTCTAAACAAGGCGCTAAATGGAACGCCTTTGCTGAGTTAGGTGATTGGGTTCTGGGCTCTCAGTATCTTTATCAAGGTGAGCGTTTTAATGGTACGACACGATTAGCAAGCTACAGTCTTTGGAATTTTACTGCTGAGTACGCAGTTTCGGCAGATCTTAAGGTGAAAGGGAAACTGAGTAACGCATTCGATAAAGATTATGAAATGTATAGTGGTTACGCGACACCGGGTCGTGAATACTTCGTATCAGCATCTTATCAATTCTAA
- a CDS encoding RNA recognition motif domain-containing protein — translation MNSKKSMLLIVALAVLGGIVFSQVDISPAITFILGVLASAFVVNFSSTDSKSDSEPKASTKTLYVGNLPYKANESHVRELFSEHGEVFAVRLMKDKRTGKRRGFGFVVMASNDVNHAISALNDKDYMQRTLKVRVANDPKHPEADESELS, via the coding sequence ATGAACTCAAAAAAATCGATGTTGTTAATTGTCGCACTGGCTGTATTAGGCGGCATTGTTTTCTCTCAGGTAGATATATCGCCTGCAATTACCTTTATCCTTGGTGTCTTGGCTTCCGCTTTTGTTGTTAACTTTTCAAGCACCGACTCAAAATCAGATTCAGAACCTAAGGCTTCAACCAAAACACTTTATGTGGGTAACCTTCCATACAAAGCGAACGAATCACATGTACGTGAATTATTCTCAGAGCATGGTGAAGTATTTGCAGTACGTTTAATGAAAGACAAACGTACTGGAAAAAGAAGAGGCTTTGGATTTGTTGTTATGGCAAGTAATGATGTGAATCATGCAATCTCTGCACTTAACGATAAAGATTACATGCAACGCACTTTAAAAGTACGTGTTGCAAATGATCCTAAACATCCTGAAGCGGACGAATCTGAACTGAGCTAA
- a CDS encoding ATPase, with protein sequence MKKKVVISWSSGKDSTLTLERLIESSEYEVVALYTTYVGDEVPFQVTPIDVVAMQAQLVGLPLITIELPEVFPSNEIYQSTIVTALKGSGLSIDAVAFGDMFCNGIADYRRSYIEPAGWECVFPLMGESSQALAQEIIDRGIETFLVTVDSDALDMAYCGKEYTPELIDSLPSHVDPCGEDGEFHTLVTSAPCFKGKLKIELENAEQGERFVHQRYRACIM encoded by the coding sequence ATGAAAAAGAAAGTCGTCATAAGTTGGTCATCAGGCAAAGACTCTACATTAACGCTAGAGCGTCTAATTGAAAGCTCCGAATATGAAGTTGTTGCTCTCTATACGACATATGTTGGAGATGAAGTTCCTTTCCAAGTGACTCCGATTGATGTTGTTGCCATGCAGGCGCAATTAGTCGGTTTGCCATTAATCACGATTGAGCTGCCGGAAGTGTTTCCTAGTAATGAGATCTATCAAAGTACGATTGTTACGGCGCTTAAAGGTTCTGGCTTATCTATCGATGCCGTGGCATTTGGCGATATGTTTTGCAATGGCATTGCTGATTACCGAAGAAGTTATATAGAACCTGCGGGTTGGGAATGTGTATTTCCTTTAATGGGAGAGAGTAGCCAAGCACTGGCTCAAGAAATCATAGATAGAGGAATCGAAACCTTTCTCGTCACTGTCGATAGCGATGCATTAGACATGGCCTATTGCGGGAAAGAATACACGCCTGAGCTAATTGACAGTTTGCCAAGTCACGTCGACCCATGTGGTGAAGATGGTGAGTTTCATACCTTAGTAACGTCAGCGCCATGCTTTAAAGGAAAGCTTAAGATAGAGCTAGAAAATGCAGAGCAGGGTGAGCGCTTTGTGCATCAACGCTACCGAGCTTGTATTATGTAG
- the murI gene encoding glutamate racemase, whose amino-acid sequence MVVSESIQKNILVFDSGVGGLSVYKEISQLLPNHNYIYVFDNEAYPYGELDQQVLIQRVQNIVASFVASHAIDIVVIACNTASTIVLPTLRANNLTPIVGVVPAIKPASLLANKAVGLIATPATITREYTHELIKNFSSNKRVELLGSTRLVDMAEDKLRGEEISLEELQQILQPMINTIDVAVLGCTHFPLIKSEIQQVLGESVVLIDSGKAIAKRVQDLLGLESINKEEGVREAFCSALPKKESALNSMLKQLGFSSVQIRPLQDV is encoded by the coding sequence ATGGTTGTGTCGGAAAGCATACAAAAAAACATATTGGTCTTTGATTCTGGTGTTGGCGGTCTCTCTGTATATAAAGAGATAAGCCAGTTACTACCCAATCACAACTATATCTATGTATTCGATAACGAGGCTTACCCATATGGTGAGCTCGATCAGCAAGTCCTCATTCAGCGAGTCCAAAATATCGTGGCCAGTTTTGTGGCTAGTCACGCTATTGATATCGTGGTGATAGCTTGTAATACGGCCAGTACTATAGTCCTGCCTACACTTCGCGCTAATAACCTTACCCCTATTGTCGGTGTTGTCCCAGCAATCAAACCTGCCTCGTTACTGGCAAATAAAGCGGTTGGCCTTATTGCGACTCCCGCGACGATTACTCGTGAATACACACACGAGCTCATCAAAAACTTCTCGAGTAATAAAAGAGTAGAGCTGTTGGGTTCTACTCGGCTGGTGGATATGGCCGAAGATAAACTCAGAGGTGAGGAGATTAGCCTTGAAGAGTTACAGCAAATCCTTCAACCGATGATCAACACAATTGATGTAGCCGTATTAGGGTGTACTCATTTCCCACTGATCAAATCTGAGATTCAACAAGTACTGGGTGAAAGTGTAGTGCTAATAGATTCTGGTAAAGCGATAGCTAAGCGGGTTCAAGATTTGTTGGGTTTGGAAAGCATTAATAAAGAAGAGGGAGTGCGTGAGGCTTTTTGTAGTGCACTTCCTAAAAAAGAAAGTGCACTAAATAGTATGTTAAAGCAGTTAGGGTTTAGCTCAGTTCAGATTCGTCCGCTTCAGGATGTTTAG